In Bacteroidota bacterium, the genomic window TTGGATTTGATACTATTGATTTTGGAAGTTTCGTTTCTCCCAAAGCTATTCCACAACTAAAAGATACAAAGCAAGTAATTGAAAAATTGGATCTGAGTTATACAAATACAAAATTATCAGCATTGGTAGGAAATCTAAAAGGAGCACAAATTGCATCAGAATTTGAAGAAATAGATTTTATTGCTTTTCCTTTTTCCTTTTCAGAAACATTTTTAAAACTAAACCTAAATACTAACATTGCCAATACTAATGTACTGATTGACAAAATAATTGAGTTAACTCAAAAAACGAATAAAAATATTCTTCTCTACATCGCAATGGCTTTTGGAAACCCCTATGGAGATATAAGCAACATTGATTTACTAATGAAATGGATAGAAATTTTTAAAACTAAAGGGCTTAAAAAACTAATCCTTACTGATGTTACAGGAATTGCCAGTGCCGAAGATATTAGAAAAACATACTCTATTTTAAACAAAGAATTTCCTGATATTGAATTTGGACTTCATCTTCATACTGACATTAATTCTTGGGAAGATAAAATTGATGCTACATGGAAAAACGGTTGTAAAAGTTTTGAATCTGTAATTGACGGATATGGAGGCTGTCCAATGACTAATTATGAAATGATTGGAAACTTATCTACTCAAAAATTATTAGACTATTGTAATAAAAACAATATTAATACTGCCATTAATAATAAAATGTTTAGATTGGCAGTTGAAAAATCAAGGGATATATTTCCTAAATAAATTGAAAATTAAAAAAACAGAATATGCAAAAAGTTGTAAAAAACGCTAAAGAAGCAATTCAAGATATCAAAGATGGTATGACAATAATGCTTGGAGGTTTCGGACTCTGTGGAATACCTGAGAACTCTATTGATGCTCTTGTTGAAGCAAATTTAAAAAATCTTATATGCATTTCCAATAATGCAGGCATTGATAATGTAGGTTTAGGAAAATTGCTACGAAAACATCAAATCGCAAAAATGATTTCATCCTACGTTGGTGAAAACAAAGAATTTGAAAGACAATTATTAAGTGGAGAGCTTGACGTTGACCTTGTCCCTCAAGGTACACTCGCTGAAAGAATTAGAGCAGGTGGAATGGGAATTCCCGCTTTTTTTACTCCAACAGGATACGGTACCGAAGTTCAAGAAGGTAAAGAAACACGCGAATTTGATGGAAAAATGCACATCATGGAAGAATGGCTTAAAGCTGATTTTTCTCTCGTTAAAGCATGGAAAGGTGATACTCACGGGAATCTAATTTATAGGCATACTGCCAATAATTTTAATAATATGATGGCAGCAGCAGGGAAAATTACAATTGCAGAAGTTGAAGAACTCGTTCCTGCTGGCGAATTAGACCCTAATCAAATTCATACTCAGGGTATTTTTGTACAAAGAATATTCAAAGGTGTTAATTACTCAAAACAAATAGAATTTATGACAACAAGTGATTAATTCAAAGTAATTTTTTCTTCTAATTTTAAAATGAAAATAATATGGCTTTAGATAAAAACGGAATAACAAAAAGAATAGCTCAGGAGTTGAAAGACGGATATTACGTAAATCTTGGAATTGGCATTCCCACTCTTGTGGCAAATTACATTCCCGATAATATTAATATAACATTACATTCTGAAAACGGATTATTAGGTATTGGACCATTCCCTACAAAAGATAATGTAGATGCGGATTTAATAAATGCAGGAAAACAAACTGTAACATACAAAAAAGGTTCATCATTTTTCGATTCGGCATTAAGTTTTGGAATGATACGTGGCGGACATGTTGACCTTACTGTGCTTGGTGCTTTTGAAGTATCAGACACAGGAAATATTGCCAGTTGGAAAATACCGAATAAACTAATTAAAGGAATGGGTGGTGCAATGGATTTAGTTGCCAGTGCAAAAAATATTATTGTTGCAATGATGCAAACAGATAAAAAAGGTAACCCTAAACTTTTGAAAAAATGTACACTACCACTTACAGGAGTAAATTGTGTTAAAAAAATTGTAACTAATCTTGGTGTTTATGATGTTACTGACGAAGGATTTGTATTAAAAGAAAGAGCACCGGGAGTTTCAATAGAAGAAATTAAAAAAGCAACCTTAGGAAAATTAGTTATTAAAGGAAATATTCCTGAAATGGTAATTTAGAAAATGAATGGAAGAATTGATGAATGAACAAGT contains:
- a CDS encoding hydroxymethylglutaryl-CoA lyase; the encoded protein is MKIANQQIKITECPRDAWQGIKQYISVKDKSDYINTLLKVGFDTIDFGSFVSPKAIPQLKDTKQVIEKLDLSYTNTKLSALVGNLKGAQIASEFEEIDFIAFPFSFSETFLKLNLNTNIANTNVLIDKIIELTQKTNKNILLYIAMAFGNPYGDISNIDLLMKWIEIFKTKGLKKLILTDVTGIASAEDIRKTYSILNKEFPDIEFGLHLHTDINSWEDKIDATWKNGCKSFESVIDGYGGCPMTNYEMIGNLSTQKLLDYCNKNNINTAINNKMFRLAVEKSRDIFPK
- a CDS encoding CoA transferase subunit A, with protein sequence MQKVVKNAKEAIQDIKDGMTIMLGGFGLCGIPENSIDALVEANLKNLICISNNAGIDNVGLGKLLRKHQIAKMISSYVGENKEFERQLLSGELDVDLVPQGTLAERIRAGGMGIPAFFTPTGYGTEVQEGKETREFDGKMHIMEEWLKADFSLVKAWKGDTHGNLIYRHTANNFNNMMAAAGKITIAEVEELVPAGELDPNQIHTQGIFVQRIFKGVNYSKQIEFMTTSD
- a CDS encoding 3-oxoacid CoA-transferase subunit B, producing the protein MALDKNGITKRIAQELKDGYYVNLGIGIPTLVANYIPDNINITLHSENGLLGIGPFPTKDNVDADLINAGKQTVTYKKGSSFFDSALSFGMIRGGHVDLTVLGAFEVSDTGNIASWKIPNKLIKGMGGAMDLVASAKNIIVAMMQTDKKGNPKLLKKCTLPLTGVNCVKKIVTNLGVYDVTDEGFVLKERAPGVSIEEIKKATLGKLVIKGNIPEMVI